Proteins encoded within one genomic window of Prauserella marina:
- a CDS encoding N-acetylmuramoyl-L-alanine amidase, translating into MRVLRRGDTGPEVAEVRSMLSGLDLLPPGDGSDGYGAFDAVVEHAVRAFQQRRGLITDGIVGPATYRALRGSSYHLGSRPLAYLISSPVHGDDVFALQERLTELGYDAGRPDGGFGPQTEHALRNFQRDYGLVVDGICGAATVRALRQLSPRARGGRPVFLREQEQVRRAGPRLRGKRIVIDPGHGGDDLGVTVDNVREADIAWDLARRLEGRMKATGMEALISRGPAHSPSELERAQFANDAGADLFLSLHSDGNRSPYAQGVASFHFGTGNGTTSTVGELLAGYIQRELAARTGLRDCRTHPKTWEIFTRTRCPAVRVEIGYLTNHDDRVRLSDPAFRDIVAEGILIAVKRLYLLGENDQPTGTFTFADVLAHELAKAE; encoded by the coding sequence ATGCGGGTACTCCGCCGCGGCGACACCGGACCGGAGGTCGCCGAAGTCAGGTCCATGCTCTCTGGCCTCGATCTGCTTCCCCCTGGGGACGGATCCGACGGCTACGGCGCATTCGATGCCGTCGTCGAACACGCCGTTCGCGCGTTTCAGCAGCGCAGGGGCCTGATCACGGATGGCATCGTCGGACCTGCCACCTATCGTGCGCTGCGCGGCTCCAGCTACCACCTCGGCAGCAGGCCGCTCGCCTACCTGATCTCCTCGCCAGTACACGGCGACGACGTCTTCGCGCTCCAGGAACGGCTGACCGAACTCGGCTACGACGCGGGCAGGCCCGACGGCGGGTTCGGCCCCCAGACCGAGCACGCGCTGCGCAATTTCCAGCGCGACTACGGCCTCGTCGTCGACGGCATCTGCGGTGCGGCAACCGTCAGGGCACTGCGCCAGCTGTCTCCGCGGGCCCGTGGTGGACGCCCGGTGTTCCTCCGCGAACAGGAGCAGGTGCGCAGGGCAGGCCCACGCCTGCGTGGCAAGCGCATCGTGATCGACCCGGGGCACGGCGGCGACGATCTCGGCGTCACTGTCGACAACGTTCGCGAAGCGGATATCGCATGGGACCTCGCGCGCAGGCTGGAAGGCCGGATGAAGGCCACCGGCATGGAGGCACTTATCTCGCGCGGTCCCGCGCACAGCCCTTCCGAACTCGAAAGGGCCCAATTCGCCAACGACGCGGGAGCGGACCTCTTCCTCTCGCTGCACAGCGACGGCAATCGCTCGCCCTACGCGCAGGGAGTCGCGAGCTTCCATTTCGGGACGGGCAACGGCACGACGTCGACGGTCGGTGAACTGCTTGCCGGCTACATCCAGCGCGAGCTGGCCGCGAGGACAGGGCTGCGCGACTGCCGCACCCACCCGAAGACCTGGGAGATCTTCACCCGGACTCGCTGCCCTGCCGTCCGGGTCGAGATCGGCTACCTGACCAACCACGACGACCGAGTGCGCCTCTCCGACCCCGCGTTCCGCGATATCGTCGCCGAAGGCATCCTCATCGCGGTCAAGCGCCTGTACCTGCTCGGCGAAAACGATCAGCCCACAGGCACTTTTACGTTCGCCGACGTACTGGCCCACGAGCTGGCGAAAGCCGAGTAG
- a CDS encoding GNAT family N-acetyltransferase, which yields MSRRIVGVTLDNLEQLPVQCRRCVYWELAPHLREQAAEFGETEVEKEAWVSGVLLEWGSCGRIIHSGNLPVGFVLYAPPSAVPRADAFPTSPPSADAVLLTSFHVAPEFRGGGLGRLLVQAVAKDLTRRGVRAIEAFGDARPDEASDEHTCVVPSTFLQSVGFKTVRPHPRWPRLRLELRSAISWKEDVEAALEKLLGQVTITTATPENARA from the coding sequence GTGTCGCGACGCATTGTGGGCGTCACGCTGGACAACCTGGAGCAGCTTCCGGTGCAGTGTCGGCGCTGCGTCTACTGGGAACTGGCTCCGCACCTGCGGGAGCAAGCGGCCGAGTTCGGCGAGACCGAAGTCGAGAAGGAAGCGTGGGTGTCCGGCGTCCTGCTGGAATGGGGTTCGTGCGGCCGGATCATCCACAGTGGCAATCTGCCGGTCGGCTTCGTGCTCTACGCGCCACCGAGTGCCGTTCCGAGGGCGGATGCTTTCCCGACCTCTCCACCGAGTGCCGACGCGGTGCTGCTGACGTCCTTCCACGTTGCCCCTGAGTTCCGCGGTGGCGGCCTCGGCAGGCTTCTGGTGCAGGCGGTTGCCAAAGACCTCACGCGGCGCGGTGTACGGGCCATTGAGGCGTTCGGTGACGCGCGGCCGGACGAGGCGAGTGACGAGCACACGTGTGTTGTGCCCTCGACCTTCCTCCAGAGCGTCGGGTTCAAGACGGTGCGCCCTCACCCCCGCTGGCCGAGGTTGCGCCTTGAGCTGCGCTCGGCGATCTCGTGGAAGGAAGACGTCGAGGCCGCGCTTGAGAAGCTGCTCGGCCAGGTCACCATCACCACGGCGACCCCGGAGAACGCCCGAGCCTGA